A region of Trichoplusia ni isolate ovarian cell line Hi5 chromosome 23, tn1, whole genome shotgun sequence DNA encodes the following proteins:
- the LOC113504986 gene encoding LOW QUALITY PROTEIN: F-box only protein 11-like (The sequence of the model RefSeq protein was modified relative to this genomic sequence to represent the inferred CDS: inserted 1 base in 1 codon), with translation TYKHLFTITSTGCAAGNVAESVVLEREAESTLTFAEGANXAYAGHMTLKFSPDATSTMQHHKHYCLEVSDNCSPTVDHCIIRSASVVGAAVCVSGAGANPVIKHCDISDCENVGLYVTDYAQGAYQDNEISRNALAGIWVKNFANPIMRRNHIHHGRDVGIFTFENGLGYFEANDIHNNRIAGFEVKAGANPTVVHCEIHHGQTGGIYVHESGLGQFIDNKIHSNNFAGVWITSNSNPTIRRNEIYNGHQGGVYIFGEGRGLIEHNNIYGNALAGIQIRTNSDPIVRHNKIHHGQHGGIYVHEKGQGLIEENEVYANTLAGVWITTGSTPVLRRNRIHSGKQVGVYFYDNGHGKLEDNDIFNHLYSGVQIRTGSNPVIRGNKIWGGQNGGVLVYNGGLGLLEQNEIFDNAMAGVWIKTDSNPTLKRNKIFDGRDGGICIFNGGKGVLEENDIFRNAQAGVLISTQSHPVLRRNRIFDGLAAGVEITNNATATLEHNQIFNNRFGGLCLASGVSPLVRGNKIFSNQDAVEKAVGGGQCLYKISSYTSFPMHDFYRCQTCNTTDRNAICVNCIKTCHSGHDVEFIRHDRFFCDCGAGTLSNQCQLQGEPTQDTDTLYDSAAPMESHTLMVN, from the exons ACCTACAAACacttatttacaataacatctACAGGTTGTGCTGCTGGCAATGTAGCAGAGTCAGTTGTATTGGAGCGTGAGGCGGAGTCGACGTTAACGTTTGCGGAAGGCGCGA GCGCGTACGCAGGTCACATGACGCTCAAGTTCTCTCCCGACGCGACCAGCACTATGCAACACCACAAGCACTACTGCCTCGAGGTATCCGACAACTGCTCGCCCACCGTAGACCACTGCATCATACGAAGTGCTAGTGTCG TGGGCGCGGCGGTGTGTgtgagcggcgcgggcgcgaaCCCTGTGATCAAGCACTGCGACATCAGCGACTGCGAGAACGTGGGGCTGTACGTGACGGACTACGCGCAGGGCGCCTACCAGGACAACGAGATCTCACGGAACGCGCTCGCCGGCATCTGGGTCAAGAACTTCGCCAACCCCATCATGCGCAGGAACCACATACACCACGGCAGGGATGTCGGTATATTCACCTTTGAAAATGGCTTG gGCTATTTCGAAGCAAACGACATCCACAACAACAGAATTGCTGGTTTCGAAGTGAAAGCCGGCGCAAATCCCACCGTAGTCCACTGCGAGATCCACCACGGTCAGACAGGCGGCATATACGTCCACGAGTCAGGCCTAGGCCAGTTTATAGATAACAAAATACACTCTAACAATTTTGCTGGAGTCTGGATCACGTCCAATAGTAACCCTACGATTAGGCGCAATGAAATATACAATGGCCATCAAGGCGGAGTGTATATATTTGGGGAAGGACGCGGTTTGATTGAgcacaataatatttatggaaaCGCTTTAGCTGGTATACAG ATACGTACAAACAGTGACCCAATAGTTAGGCACAACAAAATCCACCATGGGCAACATGGCGGCATCTACGTACATGAAAAGGGCCAAGGGCTTATAGAAGAAAATGAAGTGTACGCGAATACGCTAGCCGGTGTCTGGATCACGACGGGTTCAACGCCCGTCCTGAGGCGCAACCGTATACATTCGGGGAAACAG GTCGGAGTATACTTCTACGACAACGGCCATGGAAAATTAGAAGACAACGACATTTTCAACCATTTGTACTCGGGCGTTCAGATACGGACGGGTAGCAACCCCGTGATCCGAGGCAACAAGATATGGGGCGGCCAGAACGGCGGTGTTCTAGTGTACAACGGGGGGCTCGGCCTTCTAGAACAGAACGAGATCTTCGATAACGCCATGGCCGGAGTGTGGATAAAGACTGACTCCAACCCTACGCTCAAGCGGAATAAAATATTCGATGGGCGCGACGGgggtatttgtatttttaatggggGGAAG GGCGTTCTCGAGGAGAACGATATATTTCGTAACGCGCAAGCGGGCGTGTTAATATCGACGCAGAGCCACCCGGTGCTGCGACGTAACCGCATCTTCGACGGTCTCGCCGCCGGCGTCGAGATCACTAACAATGCCACTGCCACATTGGAACATAAccagatttttaataatagatttgGAG GTCTATGTCTCGCGTCGGGAGTGTCGCCGCTGGTACGAGGTAACAAGATCTTCAGCAACCAGGACGCGGTCGAGAAGGCCGTGGGCGGCGGACAGTGCCTATACAAAATCTCATCTTACACTTCCTTTCCCATGCACGACTTTTACAG GTGCCAGACGTGTAACACGACCGACCGCAACGCAATTTGTGTCAATTGCATCAAAACGTGCCATTCCGGACACGACGTAGAATTTATTCGCCATGACAG ATTCTTCTGCGACTGCGGCGCGGGTACGCTGTCCAACCAGTGCCAGCTGCAGGGCGAGCCCACGCAGGACACGGACACGCTGTACGACTCGGCCGCGCCCATGGAGTCGCACACGCTCATGGTGAACTGA